The following coding sequences are from one Acidobacteriota bacterium window:
- the gpmA gene encoding 2,3-diphosphoglycerate-dependent phosphoglycerate mutase — protein sequence MHKLVLIRHGESQWNKENRFTGWKDVDLSEKGIAEAKAAGELLKAEGFTFDEAYTSVLKRAIRTLWLVLSEMDLMWIPETKSWLLNERHYGGLQGLDKAETAAKYGDEQVLIWRRSYDVPPPELDESDERYLGNDPRYAGIENFPKAECLKDTVERVVPYWENEIGPKVKAGKRLIVAAHGNSLRALVKHLDGISDEEIVNLNIPTGVPLVYELDGDLKRLNSYYLGDQEAIRAAQEAVANQGKAK from the coding sequence ATGCATAAATTAGTTCTAATTCGTCACGGCGAGAGCCAGTGGAACAAGGAAAATCGGTTTACCGGTTGGAAGGACGTCGATCTTTCCGAGAAGGGAATTGCCGAGGCAAAGGCGGCGGGTGAATTGCTAAAGGCCGAGGGGTTTACGTTCGATGAGGCATACACATCGGTGCTGAAGCGGGCGATCAGGACGCTTTGGCTGGTGCTCAGCGAGATGGACCTGATGTGGATCCCGGAGACGAAGTCGTGGCTGCTCAATGAGCGGCACTACGGCGGTTTGCAGGGGCTTGATAAGGCAGAGACCGCGGCGAAATATGGCGATGAACAGGTGCTGATCTGGCGAAGGAGCTACGACGTTCCGCCGCCGGAGTTGGACGAATCGGATGAGCGATATCTCGGGAATGATCCTCGTTATGCGGGGATCGAGAATTTTCCGAAGGCCGAGTGTTTGAAGGACACCGTCGAGCGTGTTGTGCCCTACTGGGAAAACGAGATCGGTCCAAAGGTGAAGGCAGGGAAGCGGCTGATCGTTGCGGCACACGGCAATAGCCTGCGAGCATTGGTAAAGCATCTGGACGGCATCTCGGACGAGGAGATCGTGAACCTAAATATCCCGACCGGCGTGCCGCTTGTTTACGAACTCGATGGCGACCTGAAGCGGTTGAACAGCTATTACTTAGGCGACCAGGAAGCGATCCGGGCCGCACAAGAGGCCGTCGCCAATCAGGGAAAAGCGAAATAG